From Pusillibacter faecalis, one genomic window encodes:
- a CDS encoding helix-turn-helix domain-containing protein: MSEKYISPAEREYIAKAWRNYASVAEIATHLGKSRKTIYAELRRGQDGEKLDRNQRPVYDPELAQRRFQANLRRRGKPQQAGT, encoded by the coding sequence ATGAGTGAAAAATACATTAGCCCCGCCGAACGGGAGTATATCGCCAAGGCGTGGCGCAATTACGCGAGTGTGGCGGAGATCGCCACGCACCTGGGGAAATCCAGAAAAACGATCTACGCAGAATTACGGAGAGGCCAGGACGGCGAAAAGCTGGACCGGAACCAGCGCCCCGTCTATGACCCGGAACTGGCGCAACGCCGTTTCCAGGCTAACCTCCGACGCAGAGGCAAGCCCCAGCAGGCGGGCACCTGA